A genomic segment from Gracilinanus agilis isolate LMUSP501 chromosome 1, AgileGrace, whole genome shotgun sequence encodes:
- the MEF2C gene encoding myocyte-specific enhancer factor 2C isoform X2 — protein MGGDLTTGAGTSAGNGYGNPRNSPGLLVSPGNLNKNMQAKSPPPMNLGMNNRKPDLRVLIPPGSKNAMPSVNQRINNSQSAQSLATPVVSVATPTLPGQGMGGYPSAISTTYGTEYSLSSADLSSLSGFNTASALHLGSVTGWQQQHLHNMPPSALSQLGDRTTTPSRYPQHTRHEAGRSPVDSLSSCSSSYDGSDREDHRNEFHSPIGLTRPSPDERESPSVKRMRLSEGWAT, from the exons ggaaTGGGTATGGTAACCCCCGAAACTCACCAGGTTTGCTGGTCTCACCTGGAAACTTGAATAAGAATATGCAAGCAAAGTCTCCACCGCCAATGAATCTGGGAATGAACAACCGTAAACCAGATCTCCGAGTCCTTATTCCACCAGGCAGCAAGAATGCAATGCCATCAGTG AATCAAAGGATAAATAACTCCCAGTCTGCTCAGTCATTGGCCACCCCAGTGGTTTCCGTAGCAACTCCTACTTTACCAGGGCAAGGAATGGGAGGGTATCCATCAGCCATTTCAACAACATATGGTACTG AGTACTCACTGAGTAGTGCAGATTTGTCATCTCTCTCTGGGTTTAATACAGCCAGTGCTCTTCATCTTGGTTCAGTAACTGGCTGGCAACAGCAACACCTACATAACATGCCACCATCTGCCCTCAGTCAATTGGG AGACCGTACCACCACCCCCTCGAGATACCCACAGCATACGCGCCACGAGGCGGGGAGATCTCCTGTTGACAGCTTGAGCAGCTGTAGCAGCTCGTATGATGGGAGCGACCGAGAGGATCATCGGAATGAATTCCACTCCCCCATTGGACTCACCAGACCTTCGCCGGACGAAAGGGAAAGTCCCTCAGTCAAGCGCATGCGGCTCTCTGAAGGATGGGCAACATGA
- the MEF2C gene encoding myocyte-specific enhancer factor 2C isoform X1 has protein sequence MGGDLTTGAGTSAGNGYGNPRNSPGLLVSPGNLNKNMQAKSPPPMNLGMNNRKPDLRVLIPPGSKNAMPSVNQRINNSQSAQSLATPVVSVATPTLPGQGMGGYPSAISTTYGTEYSLSSADLSSLSGFNTASALHLGSVTGWQQQHLHNMPPSALSQLGACTSTHLSQSTNLSLPSTQSLNIKSEPVSPPRDRTTTPSRYPQHTRHEAGRSPVDSLSSCSSSYDGSDREDHRNEFHSPIGLTRPSPDERESPSVKRMRLSEGWAT, from the exons ggaaTGGGTATGGTAACCCCCGAAACTCACCAGGTTTGCTGGTCTCACCTGGAAACTTGAATAAGAATATGCAAGCAAAGTCTCCACCGCCAATGAATCTGGGAATGAACAACCGTAAACCAGATCTCCGAGTCCTTATTCCACCAGGCAGCAAGAATGCAATGCCATCAGTG AATCAAAGGATAAATAACTCCCAGTCTGCTCAGTCATTGGCCACCCCAGTGGTTTCCGTAGCAACTCCTACTTTACCAGGGCAAGGAATGGGAGGGTATCCATCAGCCATTTCAACAACATATGGTACTG AGTACTCACTGAGTAGTGCAGATTTGTCATCTCTCTCTGGGTTTAATACAGCCAGTGCTCTTCATCTTGGTTCAGTAACTGGCTGGCAACAGCAACACCTACATAACATGCCACCATCTGCCCTCAGTCAATTGGG AGCTTGCACTAGCACTCACTTATCTCAGAGTACAAATCTCTCCCTGCCTTCTACTCAAAGCCTCAACATCAAGTCAGAACCTGTTTCTCCTCCTAGAGACCGTACCACCACCCCCTCGAGATACCCACAGCATACGCGCCACGAGGCGGGGAGATCTCCTGTTGACAGCTTGAGCAGCTGTAGCAGCTCGTATGATGGGAGCGACCGAGAGGATCATCGGAATGAATTCCACTCCCCCATTGGACTCACCAGACCTTCGCCGGACGAAAGGGAAAGTCCCTCAGTCAAGCGCATGCGGCTCTCTGAAGGATGGGCAACATGA